In Callospermophilus lateralis isolate mCalLat2 chromosome 18, mCalLat2.hap1, whole genome shotgun sequence, one DNA window encodes the following:
- the Fhod1 gene encoding FH1/FH2 domain-containing protein 1 isoform X2: protein MAGGEDRGDGEPVSVVTVRVQYLEDTDPFACANFPEPRRAPTCSLDGALPLGAQIPALHRLLGAPLKLEDCALQVSPSGYYLDSELSLEEQREMLEGFYEEISKGRKPTLILRTQLSVRVNAILEKLYGSNGPELRRSLFSLKQIFQEDKDLVPEFVHSEGLSCLIRVGAAADHNYQSYILRALGQLMLFVDGMLGVVAHSETVQWLYTLCASLSRLVVKTALKLLLVFVEYSENNAPLFIQAVNSVASDTGALPWANLVTILEEKNGADPELLVYTVTLINKTLAALPDQDSFYDVTDALERQGMEALVQRHLGTAGTDVDLRTQLMLYESALRLEDGDLEEAAVTAAAGGRRERRKPSSEEGKRSRRSLEGGGCPVRAPEPGPAGSASPIGSASSTSPAQLISPASSPVGLASGLGTLVNLFPAISMAPSVGNSCERSIYKTRFLEGVAAAETEKQAALAQGRAETLAGATPDEADGPPGIRELWDSSEPTPAPRTPQSPVPRVLLQAQRSLELEPKEPLVPPSHKAEPIQELPTRTPKLCIGDLDFSDLGEDEDQDILNVESVEAGKGAPPPPPPLPLHSGGSPPPPPPLPLHSGGPPHPPPPPPSFCPSLPRSAPDGPALPTKRKTVKLFWRELKLAGDHGKSGSRFGPCTTLWASLEPVTVDTARLEHLFESRAKDVLPSKKAGEGRRTMTTVLDPKRSNAINIGLTTLPPVHVIKAALLNFDEFAVSKDGIEKLLTMMPTEEERQKIEEAQLANPDIPLGPAENFLMTLASIGGLAARLQLWAFKLDYDSMEREIAEPLFDLKMGMEQLVQNATFRCILATLLAVGNFLNGSQSSGFELSYLEKVSEVKDTVRRQSLLYHLCSLVLQTLPDSSDLYSEIPALTRCAKVDFEQLTENLGQLERRSRAAEENLRSLAKHELAPALRARLTHFLAHCARRVATLRVVHRRVYNRFHAFLLYLGYTAQAAREVRIMQFCHTLREFALEYRTCRERVLQQQKKRATYRERNKTRGRMITETEKFSGVAGETPSNPPVPVAVGSGPGQGDADSHASMKSLLTSRPEDTTHSRRSRGMVQSSSPVMPPAVGPSTAPSEESPGSSLPSDTSDEIMDLLVQSVTKSNPRAATARERKRSRGNRKSLRRTLKSGLGDDLVQALGLSKTPGLEV from the exons ATGGCAGGCGGGGAAGACCGCGGGGACGGGGAGCCAGTATCAGTGGTGACCGTGAGGGTGCAGTACCTGGAAGACACCGACCCCTTTGCATGTGCCAACTTCCCGGAGCCACGACGGGCCCCTACCTGCAGCCTGGACGGGGCCCTGCCCCTGGGTGCTCAAATACCTGCGCTGCACCGGCTGCTAGGGGCGCCACTCAAG CTGGAGGATTGTGCCCTGCAAGTGTCTCCCTCTGGATACTACCTGGACTCCGAACTGTCCCTGGAAGAGCAGCGAGAGATGCTGGAGGGCTTCTATGAAGAGATCAG CAAAGGGCGGAAGCCCACTTTGATTCTGCGAACCCAGCTCTCAGTGAGAGTCAACGCTATCTTGG AAAAATTGTATGGGTCCAATGGCCCTGAGCTCCGCCGTTCCCTCTTCTCACTGAAGCAGATCTTCCAG GAAGACAAGGACCTGGTGCCTGAATTTGTGCACTCAGAGGGACTGAGTTGCCTGATTCGTGTGGGTGCTGCTGCTGACCACAACTACCAGAGCTACATCCTTCGAG CACTGGGCCAGCTGATGCTTTTTGTGGACGGGATGCTGGGGGTGGTAGCCCACAGTGAGACAGTGCAATGGCTGTATACACTGTGTGCCAGCCTG TCTCGCTTGGTGGTGAAGACGGCCCTGAAGCTGCTGCTTGTGTTTGTGGAATACTCTGAAAACAACGCACCGCTTTTCATCCAGGCAGTCAACTCTGTGGCCAGCGACACCG GTGCTCTTCCCTGGGCTAATCTGGTGACTATCCTAGAAGAGAAAAATGGTGCCGATCCTGAGCTGTTGGTGTATACTGTCACCCTCATCAATAAG ACACTGGCTGCGCTCCCAGATCAGGACTCCTTCTACGACGTGACAGATGCACTGGAGCGGCAGGGCATGGAGGCACTGGTACAGCGCCACTTGGGCACTGCGGGCACTGATGTCGACCTGCGCACTCAGCTTATGCTCTATGAG AGCGCTCTACGATTGGAAGATGGAGACTTGGAGGAAGCAGCAGTCACTGCAGCTGCAGGTGGTCGGCGGGAGCGGCGAAAGCCCTCTTCAGAGGAGGGCAAGAGGAGCCGCAGATCTCTGGAAGGGGGAGGCTGTCCTGTGCGCGCCCCAGAACCTGG CCCCGCAGGCTCCGCCTCGCCGATAGGCTCCGCCTCTTCCACCAGTCCTGCCCAGCTGATAAGCCCTGCCTCCAGCCCTGTGGGCCTTGCCTCTGGGCTTGGTACCTTGGTGAACCTTTTTCCTGCCATTTCCATGGCGCCCTCAGTGGGCAACTCCTGTGAGAGGAGCATCTACAA AACCCGGTTCCTGGAAGGTGTGGCAGCAGCAGAAACAGAGAAGCAGGCTGCATTGGCCCAGGGCCGGGCAGAAACACTGGCTGGGGCCACACCAGATGAGGCTGATGGACCCCCAG GCATCCGGGAACTATGGGACTCCTCAGAGCCAACCCCTGCACCCAGAACCCCCCAGAGCCCTGTCCCTCGAGTCCTGCTCCAGGCCCAACGGAGCCTTGAGCTGGAGCCTAAGGAACCACTGGTGCCACCAAGCCACAAGGCCGAGCCCATCCAGGAGCTCCCAACCCGTACACCAAAGCTCTGCATTGGGGACCTGGACTTCTCAGATCTGGGGGAGGATGAAGACCAGGACATATTAAATGTAGAATCTGTGGAGGCCGGGAAAGGGGCTCCACCCCCACCTCCCCCACTTCCCCTGCACTCTGGAGGCTCCCCACCTCCTCCCCCTCCACTTCCCCTGCACTCTGGAGGCCCCCCACATCCTCCTCCCCCACCTCCATCCTTCTGCCCATCACTTCCCCGCTCAGCACCCGATGGCCCAGCCCTCCCCACCAAGAGGAAGACTGTAAAACTCTTCTGGCGGGAGCTAAAGCTGGCTGGGGATCACGGAAAGTCTGGAAGCCGCTTTGGGCCCTGCACTACCCTGTGGGCCTCCCTGGAGCCTGTCACAGTGGATACAGCCCGGTTGGAACACTTGTTTGAATCCCGAGCCAAGGATGTACTTCCTTCCAAG AAAGCTGGTGAGGGCCGCCGGACAATGACCACAGTGCTGGACCCCAAGCGCAGCAACGCTATCAACATTGGCTTAACCACTTTGCCACCTGTGCATGTCATTAAGGCTGCCCTGCTCAATTTTGATGAGTTTGCTGTCAGCAAGGATGGCATTGAG AAGCTACTGACCATGatgcccacggaggaggagaggcAGAAGATTGAAGAAGCCCAGCTGGCCAACCCTGATATACCCCTGGGCCCAGCTGAGAATTTCCTAATGACTCTTGCCTCTATTGGGGGCCTGGCTGCCCGCCTACAACTTTGGGCCTTCAAGCTGGACTATGACAGCATGGAACGG GAAATTGCAGAGCCACTATTTGACCTAAAAATGGGAATGGAACAGCTGGTGCAGAATGCCACCTTCCGCTGCATCCTGGCTACTCTGCTGGCTGTGGGCAACTTCCTCAATGGTTCCCAG AGCAGTGGTTTTGAGCTGAGCTACCTGGAGAAGGTGTCTGAGGTGAAGGACACGGTGCGCCGGCAGTCACTGCTGTACCATCTCTGCTCCTTGGTGCTCCAGACCCTACCTGATTCCTCCGATCTCTACTCAGAAATCCCTGCCCTGACCCGCTGTGCCAAG GTGGACTTTGAGCAACTGACTGAGAACCTGGGACAGCTGGAGCGCCGGAGCCGGGCAGCTGAGGAAAACCTGAGGAGCTTGGCTAAACATGAACTGGCTCCAGCCCTGCGTGCTCGTCTCACCCACTTTTTGGCCCACTGTGCCCGCCGTGTTGCCACGCTGAGGGTAGTGCACCGCCGTGTTTACAACAG GTTTCATGCCTTCCTGCTCTACCTGGGCTACACTGCACAAGCAGCCCGTGAAGTGCGCATCATGCAATTCTGCCACACGCTGCGGGAATTTGCCCTGGAGTATAGGACTTGCCGTGAACGAGTACTGCAGCAGCAGAAGAAGCGAGCCACTTACCGTGAGCGCAACAAGACCCGAGGACGCATGATCACTGAG ACAGAGAAGTTCTCAGGTGTGGCAGGGGAAACCCCCAGCAATCCACCTGTCCCAGTGGCTGTGGGGAGTGGACCAGGACAGGGTGATGCTGACAGTCATGCCAGTATGAAAAGTCTGTTGACCAGCAGGCCGGAGGACACCACACATAGCCGTCGCAGCAGAG GTATGGTCCAGAGCAGCTCCCCAGTCATGCCACCAGCAGTGGGACCTTCCACTGCACCCTCTGAAGAATCTCCAGGCTCCAGTTTACCCAGTGACACATCAGATGAAATCATGGACTTGCTAGTGCAATCAGTGACCAAGAGCAATCCCCGAGCAGCTACAGCTCGAGAAAGGAAGCGTTCCCGTGGCAACCGTAAATCTT TGAGACGAACACTGAAGAGTGGACTTGGAGATGACCTGGTGCAGGCGCTGGGTCTGAGCAAGACTCCTGGCCTGGAAGTGTGA
- the Fhod1 gene encoding FH1/FH2 domain-containing protein 1 isoform X3: MAGGEDRGDGEPVSVVTVRVQYLEDTDPFACANFPEPRRAPTCSLDGALPLGAQIPALHRLLGAPLKLEDCALQVSPSGYYLDSELSLEEQREMLEGFYEEISKGRKPTLILRTQLSVRVNAILEKLYGSNGPELRRSLFSLKQIFQEDKDLVPEFVHSEGLSCLIRVGAAADHNYQSYILRALGQLMLFVDGMLGVVAHSETVQWLYTLCASLSRLVVKTALKLLLVFVEYSENNAPLFIQAVNSVASDTGALPWANLVTILEEKNGADPELLVYTVTLINKTLAALPDQDSFYDVTDALERQGMEALVQRHLGTAGTDVDLRTQLMLYESALRLEDGDLEEAAVTAAAGGRRERRKPSSEEGKRSRRSLEGGGCPVRAPEPGTRFLEGVAAAETEKQAALAQGRAETLAGATPDEADGPPGIRELWDSSEPTPAPRTPQSPVPRVLLQAQRSLELEPKEPLVPPSHKAEPIQELPTRTPKLCIGDLDFSDLGEDEDQDILNVESVEAGKGAPPPPPPLPLHSGGSPPPPPPLPLHSGGPPHPPPPPPSFCPSLPRSAPDGPALPTKRKTVKLFWRELKLAGDHGKSGSRFGPCTTLWASLEPVTVDTARLEHLFESRAKDVLPSKKAGEGRRTMTTVLDPKRSNAINIGLTTLPPVHVIKAALLNFDEFAVSKDGIEKLLTMMPTEEERQKIEEAQLANPDIPLGPAENFLMTLASIGGLAARLQLWAFKLDYDSMEREIAEPLFDLKMGMEQLVQNATFRCILATLLAVGNFLNGSQSSGFELSYLEKVSEVKDTVRRQSLLYHLCSLVLQTLPDSSDLYSEIPALTRCAKVDFEQLTENLGQLERRSRAAEENLRSLAKHELAPALRARLTHFLAHCARRVATLRVVHRRVYNRFHAFLLYLGYTAQAAREVRIMQFCHTLREFALEYRTCRERVLQQQKKRATYRERNKTRGRMITETEKFSGVAGETPSNPPVPVAVGSGPGQGDADSHASMKSLLTSRPEDTTHSRRSRGMVQSSSPVMPPAVGPSTAPSEESPGSSLPSDTSDEIMDLLVQSVTKSNPRAATARERKRSRGNRKSLRRTLKSGLGDDLVQALGLSKTPGLEV, translated from the exons ATGGCAGGCGGGGAAGACCGCGGGGACGGGGAGCCAGTATCAGTGGTGACCGTGAGGGTGCAGTACCTGGAAGACACCGACCCCTTTGCATGTGCCAACTTCCCGGAGCCACGACGGGCCCCTACCTGCAGCCTGGACGGGGCCCTGCCCCTGGGTGCTCAAATACCTGCGCTGCACCGGCTGCTAGGGGCGCCACTCAAG CTGGAGGATTGTGCCCTGCAAGTGTCTCCCTCTGGATACTACCTGGACTCCGAACTGTCCCTGGAAGAGCAGCGAGAGATGCTGGAGGGCTTCTATGAAGAGATCAG CAAAGGGCGGAAGCCCACTTTGATTCTGCGAACCCAGCTCTCAGTGAGAGTCAACGCTATCTTGG AAAAATTGTATGGGTCCAATGGCCCTGAGCTCCGCCGTTCCCTCTTCTCACTGAAGCAGATCTTCCAG GAAGACAAGGACCTGGTGCCTGAATTTGTGCACTCAGAGGGACTGAGTTGCCTGATTCGTGTGGGTGCTGCTGCTGACCACAACTACCAGAGCTACATCCTTCGAG CACTGGGCCAGCTGATGCTTTTTGTGGACGGGATGCTGGGGGTGGTAGCCCACAGTGAGACAGTGCAATGGCTGTATACACTGTGTGCCAGCCTG TCTCGCTTGGTGGTGAAGACGGCCCTGAAGCTGCTGCTTGTGTTTGTGGAATACTCTGAAAACAACGCACCGCTTTTCATCCAGGCAGTCAACTCTGTGGCCAGCGACACCG GTGCTCTTCCCTGGGCTAATCTGGTGACTATCCTAGAAGAGAAAAATGGTGCCGATCCTGAGCTGTTGGTGTATACTGTCACCCTCATCAATAAG ACACTGGCTGCGCTCCCAGATCAGGACTCCTTCTACGACGTGACAGATGCACTGGAGCGGCAGGGCATGGAGGCACTGGTACAGCGCCACTTGGGCACTGCGGGCACTGATGTCGACCTGCGCACTCAGCTTATGCTCTATGAG AGCGCTCTACGATTGGAAGATGGAGACTTGGAGGAAGCAGCAGTCACTGCAGCTGCAGGTGGTCGGCGGGAGCGGCGAAAGCCCTCTTCAGAGGAGGGCAAGAGGAGCCGCAGATCTCTGGAAGGGGGAGGCTGTCCTGTGCGCGCCCCAGAACCTGG AACCCGGTTCCTGGAAGGTGTGGCAGCAGCAGAAACAGAGAAGCAGGCTGCATTGGCCCAGGGCCGGGCAGAAACACTGGCTGGGGCCACACCAGATGAGGCTGATGGACCCCCAG GCATCCGGGAACTATGGGACTCCTCAGAGCCAACCCCTGCACCCAGAACCCCCCAGAGCCCTGTCCCTCGAGTCCTGCTCCAGGCCCAACGGAGCCTTGAGCTGGAGCCTAAGGAACCACTGGTGCCACCAAGCCACAAGGCCGAGCCCATCCAGGAGCTCCCAACCCGTACACCAAAGCTCTGCATTGGGGACCTGGACTTCTCAGATCTGGGGGAGGATGAAGACCAGGACATATTAAATGTAGAATCTGTGGAGGCCGGGAAAGGGGCTCCACCCCCACCTCCCCCACTTCCCCTGCACTCTGGAGGCTCCCCACCTCCTCCCCCTCCACTTCCCCTGCACTCTGGAGGCCCCCCACATCCTCCTCCCCCACCTCCATCCTTCTGCCCATCACTTCCCCGCTCAGCACCCGATGGCCCAGCCCTCCCCACCAAGAGGAAGACTGTAAAACTCTTCTGGCGGGAGCTAAAGCTGGCTGGGGATCACGGAAAGTCTGGAAGCCGCTTTGGGCCCTGCACTACCCTGTGGGCCTCCCTGGAGCCTGTCACAGTGGATACAGCCCGGTTGGAACACTTGTTTGAATCCCGAGCCAAGGATGTACTTCCTTCCAAG AAAGCTGGTGAGGGCCGCCGGACAATGACCACAGTGCTGGACCCCAAGCGCAGCAACGCTATCAACATTGGCTTAACCACTTTGCCACCTGTGCATGTCATTAAGGCTGCCCTGCTCAATTTTGATGAGTTTGCTGTCAGCAAGGATGGCATTGAG AAGCTACTGACCATGatgcccacggaggaggagaggcAGAAGATTGAAGAAGCCCAGCTGGCCAACCCTGATATACCCCTGGGCCCAGCTGAGAATTTCCTAATGACTCTTGCCTCTATTGGGGGCCTGGCTGCCCGCCTACAACTTTGGGCCTTCAAGCTGGACTATGACAGCATGGAACGG GAAATTGCAGAGCCACTATTTGACCTAAAAATGGGAATGGAACAGCTGGTGCAGAATGCCACCTTCCGCTGCATCCTGGCTACTCTGCTGGCTGTGGGCAACTTCCTCAATGGTTCCCAG AGCAGTGGTTTTGAGCTGAGCTACCTGGAGAAGGTGTCTGAGGTGAAGGACACGGTGCGCCGGCAGTCACTGCTGTACCATCTCTGCTCCTTGGTGCTCCAGACCCTACCTGATTCCTCCGATCTCTACTCAGAAATCCCTGCCCTGACCCGCTGTGCCAAG GTGGACTTTGAGCAACTGACTGAGAACCTGGGACAGCTGGAGCGCCGGAGCCGGGCAGCTGAGGAAAACCTGAGGAGCTTGGCTAAACATGAACTGGCTCCAGCCCTGCGTGCTCGTCTCACCCACTTTTTGGCCCACTGTGCCCGCCGTGTTGCCACGCTGAGGGTAGTGCACCGCCGTGTTTACAACAG GTTTCATGCCTTCCTGCTCTACCTGGGCTACACTGCACAAGCAGCCCGTGAAGTGCGCATCATGCAATTCTGCCACACGCTGCGGGAATTTGCCCTGGAGTATAGGACTTGCCGTGAACGAGTACTGCAGCAGCAGAAGAAGCGAGCCACTTACCGTGAGCGCAACAAGACCCGAGGACGCATGATCACTGAG ACAGAGAAGTTCTCAGGTGTGGCAGGGGAAACCCCCAGCAATCCACCTGTCCCAGTGGCTGTGGGGAGTGGACCAGGACAGGGTGATGCTGACAGTCATGCCAGTATGAAAAGTCTGTTGACCAGCAGGCCGGAGGACACCACACATAGCCGTCGCAGCAGAG GTATGGTCCAGAGCAGCTCCCCAGTCATGCCACCAGCAGTGGGACCTTCCACTGCACCCTCTGAAGAATCTCCAGGCTCCAGTTTACCCAGTGACACATCAGATGAAATCATGGACTTGCTAGTGCAATCAGTGACCAAGAGCAATCCCCGAGCAGCTACAGCTCGAGAAAGGAAGCGTTCCCGTGGCAACCGTAAATCTT TGAGACGAACACTGAAGAGTGGACTTGGAGATGACCTGGTGCAGGCGCTGGGTCTGAGCAAGACTCCTGGCCTGGAAGTGTGA
- the Fhod1 gene encoding FH1/FH2 domain-containing protein 1 isoform X1, with protein sequence MAGGEDRGDGEPVSVVTVRVQYLEDTDPFACANFPEPRRAPTCSLDGALPLGAQIPALHRLLGAPLKLEDCALQVSPSGYYLDSELSLEEQREMLEGFYEEISKGRKPTLILRTQLSVRVNAILEKLYGSNGPELRRSLFSLKQIFQEDKDLVPEFVHSEGLSCLIRVGAAADHNYQSYILRALGQLMLFVDGMLGVVAHSETVQWLYTLCASLSRLVVKTALKLLLVFVEYSENNAPLFIQAVNSVASDTGALPWANLVTILEEKNGADPELLVYTVTLINKTLAALPDQDSFYDVTDALERQGMEALVQRHLGTAGTDVDLRTQLMLYESALRLEDGDLEEAAVTAAAGGRRERRKPSSEEGKRSRRSLEGGGCPVRAPEPGPAGSASPIGSASSTSPAQLISPASSPVGLASGLGTLVNLFPAISMAPSVGNSCERSIYKLHQTAPVWAPESPPVPQSPTGQARLETRFLEGVAAAETEKQAALAQGRAETLAGATPDEADGPPGIRELWDSSEPTPAPRTPQSPVPRVLLQAQRSLELEPKEPLVPPSHKAEPIQELPTRTPKLCIGDLDFSDLGEDEDQDILNVESVEAGKGAPPPPPPLPLHSGGSPPPPPPLPLHSGGPPHPPPPPPSFCPSLPRSAPDGPALPTKRKTVKLFWRELKLAGDHGKSGSRFGPCTTLWASLEPVTVDTARLEHLFESRAKDVLPSKKAGEGRRTMTTVLDPKRSNAINIGLTTLPPVHVIKAALLNFDEFAVSKDGIEKLLTMMPTEEERQKIEEAQLANPDIPLGPAENFLMTLASIGGLAARLQLWAFKLDYDSMEREIAEPLFDLKMGMEQLVQNATFRCILATLLAVGNFLNGSQSSGFELSYLEKVSEVKDTVRRQSLLYHLCSLVLQTLPDSSDLYSEIPALTRCAKVDFEQLTENLGQLERRSRAAEENLRSLAKHELAPALRARLTHFLAHCARRVATLRVVHRRVYNRFHAFLLYLGYTAQAAREVRIMQFCHTLREFALEYRTCRERVLQQQKKRATYRERNKTRGRMITETEKFSGVAGETPSNPPVPVAVGSGPGQGDADSHASMKSLLTSRPEDTTHSRRSRGMVQSSSPVMPPAVGPSTAPSEESPGSSLPSDTSDEIMDLLVQSVTKSNPRAATARERKRSRGNRKSLRRTLKSGLGDDLVQALGLSKTPGLEV encoded by the exons ATGGCAGGCGGGGAAGACCGCGGGGACGGGGAGCCAGTATCAGTGGTGACCGTGAGGGTGCAGTACCTGGAAGACACCGACCCCTTTGCATGTGCCAACTTCCCGGAGCCACGACGGGCCCCTACCTGCAGCCTGGACGGGGCCCTGCCCCTGGGTGCTCAAATACCTGCGCTGCACCGGCTGCTAGGGGCGCCACTCAAG CTGGAGGATTGTGCCCTGCAAGTGTCTCCCTCTGGATACTACCTGGACTCCGAACTGTCCCTGGAAGAGCAGCGAGAGATGCTGGAGGGCTTCTATGAAGAGATCAG CAAAGGGCGGAAGCCCACTTTGATTCTGCGAACCCAGCTCTCAGTGAGAGTCAACGCTATCTTGG AAAAATTGTATGGGTCCAATGGCCCTGAGCTCCGCCGTTCCCTCTTCTCACTGAAGCAGATCTTCCAG GAAGACAAGGACCTGGTGCCTGAATTTGTGCACTCAGAGGGACTGAGTTGCCTGATTCGTGTGGGTGCTGCTGCTGACCACAACTACCAGAGCTACATCCTTCGAG CACTGGGCCAGCTGATGCTTTTTGTGGACGGGATGCTGGGGGTGGTAGCCCACAGTGAGACAGTGCAATGGCTGTATACACTGTGTGCCAGCCTG TCTCGCTTGGTGGTGAAGACGGCCCTGAAGCTGCTGCTTGTGTTTGTGGAATACTCTGAAAACAACGCACCGCTTTTCATCCAGGCAGTCAACTCTGTGGCCAGCGACACCG GTGCTCTTCCCTGGGCTAATCTGGTGACTATCCTAGAAGAGAAAAATGGTGCCGATCCTGAGCTGTTGGTGTATACTGTCACCCTCATCAATAAG ACACTGGCTGCGCTCCCAGATCAGGACTCCTTCTACGACGTGACAGATGCACTGGAGCGGCAGGGCATGGAGGCACTGGTACAGCGCCACTTGGGCACTGCGGGCACTGATGTCGACCTGCGCACTCAGCTTATGCTCTATGAG AGCGCTCTACGATTGGAAGATGGAGACTTGGAGGAAGCAGCAGTCACTGCAGCTGCAGGTGGTCGGCGGGAGCGGCGAAAGCCCTCTTCAGAGGAGGGCAAGAGGAGCCGCAGATCTCTGGAAGGGGGAGGCTGTCCTGTGCGCGCCCCAGAACCTGG CCCCGCAGGCTCCGCCTCGCCGATAGGCTCCGCCTCTTCCACCAGTCCTGCCCAGCTGATAAGCCCTGCCTCCAGCCCTGTGGGCCTTGCCTCTGGGCTTGGTACCTTGGTGAACCTTTTTCCTGCCATTTCCATGGCGCCCTCAGTGGGCAACTCCTGTGAGAGGAGCATCTACAA aCTTCACCAAACTGCTCCCGTTTG GGCCCCTGAGAGCCCACCCGTCCCCCAGTCCCCTACTGGGCAGGCCAGGCTGGA AACCCGGTTCCTGGAAGGTGTGGCAGCAGCAGAAACAGAGAAGCAGGCTGCATTGGCCCAGGGCCGGGCAGAAACACTGGCTGGGGCCACACCAGATGAGGCTGATGGACCCCCAG GCATCCGGGAACTATGGGACTCCTCAGAGCCAACCCCTGCACCCAGAACCCCCCAGAGCCCTGTCCCTCGAGTCCTGCTCCAGGCCCAACGGAGCCTTGAGCTGGAGCCTAAGGAACCACTGGTGCCACCAAGCCACAAGGCCGAGCCCATCCAGGAGCTCCCAACCCGTACACCAAAGCTCTGCATTGGGGACCTGGACTTCTCAGATCTGGGGGAGGATGAAGACCAGGACATATTAAATGTAGAATCTGTGGAGGCCGGGAAAGGGGCTCCACCCCCACCTCCCCCACTTCCCCTGCACTCTGGAGGCTCCCCACCTCCTCCCCCTCCACTTCCCCTGCACTCTGGAGGCCCCCCACATCCTCCTCCCCCACCTCCATCCTTCTGCCCATCACTTCCCCGCTCAGCACCCGATGGCCCAGCCCTCCCCACCAAGAGGAAGACTGTAAAACTCTTCTGGCGGGAGCTAAAGCTGGCTGGGGATCACGGAAAGTCTGGAAGCCGCTTTGGGCCCTGCACTACCCTGTGGGCCTCCCTGGAGCCTGTCACAGTGGATACAGCCCGGTTGGAACACTTGTTTGAATCCCGAGCCAAGGATGTACTTCCTTCCAAG AAAGCTGGTGAGGGCCGCCGGACAATGACCACAGTGCTGGACCCCAAGCGCAGCAACGCTATCAACATTGGCTTAACCACTTTGCCACCTGTGCATGTCATTAAGGCTGCCCTGCTCAATTTTGATGAGTTTGCTGTCAGCAAGGATGGCATTGAG AAGCTACTGACCATGatgcccacggaggaggagaggcAGAAGATTGAAGAAGCCCAGCTGGCCAACCCTGATATACCCCTGGGCCCAGCTGAGAATTTCCTAATGACTCTTGCCTCTATTGGGGGCCTGGCTGCCCGCCTACAACTTTGGGCCTTCAAGCTGGACTATGACAGCATGGAACGG GAAATTGCAGAGCCACTATTTGACCTAAAAATGGGAATGGAACAGCTGGTGCAGAATGCCACCTTCCGCTGCATCCTGGCTACTCTGCTGGCTGTGGGCAACTTCCTCAATGGTTCCCAG AGCAGTGGTTTTGAGCTGAGCTACCTGGAGAAGGTGTCTGAGGTGAAGGACACGGTGCGCCGGCAGTCACTGCTGTACCATCTCTGCTCCTTGGTGCTCCAGACCCTACCTGATTCCTCCGATCTCTACTCAGAAATCCCTGCCCTGACCCGCTGTGCCAAG GTGGACTTTGAGCAACTGACTGAGAACCTGGGACAGCTGGAGCGCCGGAGCCGGGCAGCTGAGGAAAACCTGAGGAGCTTGGCTAAACATGAACTGGCTCCAGCCCTGCGTGCTCGTCTCACCCACTTTTTGGCCCACTGTGCCCGCCGTGTTGCCACGCTGAGGGTAGTGCACCGCCGTGTTTACAACAG GTTTCATGCCTTCCTGCTCTACCTGGGCTACACTGCACAAGCAGCCCGTGAAGTGCGCATCATGCAATTCTGCCACACGCTGCGGGAATTTGCCCTGGAGTATAGGACTTGCCGTGAACGAGTACTGCAGCAGCAGAAGAAGCGAGCCACTTACCGTGAGCGCAACAAGACCCGAGGACGCATGATCACTGAG ACAGAGAAGTTCTCAGGTGTGGCAGGGGAAACCCCCAGCAATCCACCTGTCCCAGTGGCTGTGGGGAGTGGACCAGGACAGGGTGATGCTGACAGTCATGCCAGTATGAAAAGTCTGTTGACCAGCAGGCCGGAGGACACCACACATAGCCGTCGCAGCAGAG GTATGGTCCAGAGCAGCTCCCCAGTCATGCCACCAGCAGTGGGACCTTCCACTGCACCCTCTGAAGAATCTCCAGGCTCCAGTTTACCCAGTGACACATCAGATGAAATCATGGACTTGCTAGTGCAATCAGTGACCAAGAGCAATCCCCGAGCAGCTACAGCTCGAGAAAGGAAGCGTTCCCGTGGCAACCGTAAATCTT TGAGACGAACACTGAAGAGTGGACTTGGAGATGACCTGGTGCAGGCGCTGGGTCTGAGCAAGACTCCTGGCCTGGAAGTGTGA